From one Rhineura floridana isolate rRhiFlo1 chromosome 4, rRhiFlo1.hap2, whole genome shotgun sequence genomic stretch:
- the LOC133384163 gene encoding uncharacterized protein KIAA0408-like, producing MDLQAQLESTTERSWNKEKMELLERFDNERKEWECQWKVMQKKIEEVFRIILDVNKRTPQLTILNVEQFVTVPKLVEITDELMPPIVTAQDSLGILLPSLKTTVPPHQKATVFSLSTCTELQNNANVLHLSPMYVFTEVHATEVSGAYSLYQEVKLRRESNINAFENKAIRNKTQQQSIHSPTSEWSDTPGLNSSSADQESLLTKAEKESKDMRNKGRNHGIVKDTLAFESYEESEDCPGLKTTKNYTQDLNIALKELAKVSEDLCSYQEEIRKKSNHRRKKLFPVLGESIETKNTLISQEVNHMCNNDTQTTSVAFETEEQNNRKNLMGINPSKETPSSALTGIERTGFLPWQKREAPPIPPRSTSRHLTSSLAHISEALAKDTGPKSICETQECHNGNTLTDPPFAKQYGAPMPLTNEWKSVSGSAVAATVSIQKEDPSLECKLPAGFSHNTWSHDASKVGNSPKNGSFPHFVQKSCSNGNLVPQKQHSKSQSSGHFTSDLYAPVCDTLGDSAYGTGKTQRNETLEAKIDEFNRTVFHTDKGHECLEQNQMLPVPSGDPKPHPILQDCRTSRTESTCVLNPRLSSRMGEKAYKPSKTAKATGQQKQLNGLLSGYQQMLHEHDWRPSNLSGRPRSADSRSNYGVVEKLLKNYEKSTALWNSKLHKQQWVPPSSEFAGGSCEKLGHYFEMLQADQGKEEQQKNSTRHIGLYAKHGKEKQRFPEVWFLTEK from the exons ATGGACCTACAGGCACAACTGGAGAGCACGACCGAGAGGAGCTGGAATAAAGAGAAGATGGAGCTTTTGGAGCGTTTTGACAATGAAAGGAAGGAGTGGGAATGTCAGTGGAAGGTCATGCAGAAGAAAATAGAGGAGGTATTTCGGATTATTCTGGATGTCAACAAACGT ACACCCCAGCTAACAATCCTAAATGTGGAGCAGTTTGTGACTGTGCCTAAGCTAGTAGAGATCACAGATGAACTCATGCCTCCCATAGTAACTGCTCAGGACTCCTTAGGGATACTACTTCCAAGTTTGAAAACTACAGTTCCACCTCATCAAAAAGCAACTGTATTTTCCCTAAGTACTTGCACTGAACTCCAGAATAATGCAAATGTTTTACATCTCAGTCCTATGTATGTCTTCACAGAAGTTCACGCCACTGAagttagtggggcttactca CTTTATCAGGAGGTAAAATTAAGACGTGAGAGCAATATAAATGCCTTTGAGAATAAGGCCATTCGTAACAAGACACAGCAGCAGTCCATACATTCTCCCACTTCAGAATGGAGTGACACACCAGGACTGAACTCTAGTTCAGCAGACCAAGAGAGTTTGCTCACCAAGGCAGAAAAGGAGAGCAAGGACATGAGAAACAAGGGGAGAAACCATGGGATTGTAAAGGATACTCTGGCCTTTGAGAGTTATGAAGAATCTGAAGACTGCCCGGGCTTGAAAACAACCAAGAATTATACTCAGGATCTCAATATT GCTCTTAAAGAACTTGCCAAAGTAAGTGAAGACTTGTGCAGCTACCAAGAGGAAATCCGTAAGAAGTCCAACCACAGAAG AAAGAAGTTGTTTCCTGTCCTGGGAGAATCTATCGAAACTAAAAATACACTGATCTCACAAGAGGTGAACCATATGTGTAACAATGATACACAAACAACTTCAGTTGCATTTGAAACAGAAGAACAAAATAACAGGAAGAACTTGATGGGCATCAACCCATCAAAGGAGACTCCATCTAGTGCTCTTACTGGGATTGAGAGAACAGGCTTTTTGCCTTGGCAAAAAAGAGAAGCTCCTCCCATTCCTCCGAGAAGCACTTCTCGGCATTTGACAAGCTCTCTAGCACACATTTCTGAAGCATTAGCAAAAGATACAGGGCCCAAAAGCATCTGTGAGACCCAGGAGTGCCACAACGGAAATACATTGACTGATCCACCTTTTGCAAAACAATATGGTGCTCCAATGCCACTGACAAATGAATGGAAATCTGTTAGTGGGTCGGCAGTGGCTGCCACAGTGTCCATACAAAAAGAGGATCCATCTCTTGAATGCAAGTTGCCAGCAGGATTTTCTCACAACACTTGGTCCCATGATGCAAGCAAGGTTGGGAACAGTCCTAAAAATGGCTCTTTTCCACACTTTGTCCAGAAGAGCTGTTCCAATGGGAACTTGGTGCCCCAGAAACAGCATTCTAAATCACAAAGCAGTGGGCATTTTACCAGTGACTTATATGCCCCTGTGTGTGACACCCTGGGTGATTCTGCATACGGAACTGGAAAGACACAACGAAATGAAACGCTGGAGGCAAAAATTGATGAGTTTAACAGAACTGTGTTTCACACAGATAAAGGCCATGAGTGTCTGGAACAGAACCAAATGCTGCCAGTACCATCTGGTGATCCTAAACCCCATCCCATACTGCAGGATTGCAGGACTAGCAGAACAGAGTCAACCTGTGTTTTGAATCCCAGACTCTCTTCAAGAATGGGTGAAAAAGCCTACAAACCCAGCAAAACTGCCAAAGCTACAGGGCAGCAAAAGCAACTCAATGGACTCCTAAGTGGCTACCAGCAAATGCTTCATGAGCATGACTGGAGGCCCAGTAATTTGTCTGGTCGCCCACGATCAGCTGACTCAAGATCCAACTATGGTGTTGTTGAAAAGCTTCTGAAGAACTACGAAAAATCAACCGCCTTGTGGAACTCAAAACTCCACAAACAGCAGTGGGTGCCACCCAGTTCTGAATTTGCAGGTGGCAGCTGTGAGAAATTGGGTCACTATTTTGAAATGCTTCAGGCAGATCAGGGAAAGGAGGAGCAGCAGAAGAACTCAACCAGGCACATTGGACTTTATGCCAAGCATGGCAAAGAGAAGCAGAGATTTCCTGAGGTATGGTTTTTAACTGAAAAGTGA